The window CAGGCACAGCTCACCCAGCGTCAGCATCAGGATACTGCCCACCAGCCACATCGGCGATACGCCGGCGCCGCCGTTGCTCAGCACATTCTGCGCGGCCAACATCATCAGGCCGAAACCGCCGGCGGCGCACAGGATACCGATCACGAACTTGGTGATGCTGCTCGGACGCACGTTATTGCGTGCCAGCGCAGGCCAGGCCCAGCTGAACACTGGCGCCAGCAGGATGATGAACAGGGCGTTGATAGACTGGAACCACACCGCCGGGATCTCGAAGCCGCCGATCATGCGATTGGTGTAATCGTTGGCGAACAGGTTGAACGAGGTCGGTTTCTGTTCAAACGCCGACCAGAAGAACGCAGCGGAGATCAGCAGGATGAAGCACACCAGCAGGCGTGCGCGCTCTTTGCGGCTCAGGCCGGCAAAGGCGAACAGATAGATGAAGTACAGGGTGACCGACGCGGCGATGACGTATACCAGCACGCTGGCCACCTCGACCGGATTGATGACGATGGTGCCCTGAGCGATCAGCACGATGACCGCCACCAGGATGGCCGCCAGCGCCAGCAACCAGACGCCGACGCCTTCTTTCTTCGCGACCGGGCTGTTCCAGGTGGAGTCCAGGCCCACTTCGTGGTCATAACGTTTCATCGCCGGTACGGCGAATACCCGGAAGATCACCAGCGCCACCAGCATCCCGATACCGCCGATGCCGAAGCCCCAGTGCCAGCCGTGTGACTTGATCAACCAGCCGGAGATCAGCGGGGCAATGAACGAGCCGATGTTGATGCCCATGTAGAACAGCGAGAAACCGCCGTCACGACGCGCATCGCCTTTTTTGTACAGCGTACCGACCATCACCGAGATACAGGTTTTGAACAGGCCGGAACCGAGCACGATGAACATCAGGCCGATGAAGAACAGGTTGGTGCCCATCACCGCGGACAGTGCGATCGACAGGTGGCCGAGCGCGATCAGGATCGAACCGTACCAGACGGCCTTGCGTTGGCCGAGCCAGTTGTCCGCCAGCCAGCCGCCCGGCAGCGCCGCCAGGTACATGCTGCCGGCGAAGATGCCGACGATCGCCGACGCGTTCTCGCGCGCGAGACCCAGACCGCCATCGTACACGGTGGCGGCCATAAACAGGATCAGCAGCGGACGGATGCCGTAGAACGAGAAACGCTCCCACATTTCGGTGAAGAACAGAGAACCCAGCGGATAGGGATGGCCGAAGAAGGTCCGGCTTTCTGACTTATTGACAGAGGATTGCATAACGATTTCCCAATAAAAGGCGCTGCAAGGCTGCAGCCCGTACTGTGGTATGTATGTGTATTTAATGAAGGCGATCCGCCCAATGCGGATTACCCGACAAACACCGCGGCTGCAACGCTGATAAACCGTGGAAAGCGTGCTGACCTTTTCTTCACTTGGCCGATGTTTCACATCTGGCGTGATATTATTTAACCATTTGATAACTGGTCGTTGGTTTTGTCTAGTACCTGTATCCCATTTTTTAGACGAAAAGTCGACAAGCATCTCCTTTTCTGGTTTTTATGTTGG of the Serratia marcescens subsp. marcescens ATCC 13880 genome contains:
- a CDS encoding peptide MFS transporter, whose product is MQSSVNKSESRTFFGHPYPLGSLFFTEMWERFSFYGIRPLLILFMAATVYDGGLGLARENASAIVGIFAGSMYLAALPGGWLADNWLGQRKAVWYGSILIALGHLSIALSAVMGTNLFFIGLMFIVLGSGLFKTCISVMVGTLYKKGDARRDGGFSLFYMGINIGSFIAPLISGWLIKSHGWHWGFGIGGIGMLVALVIFRVFAVPAMKRYDHEVGLDSTWNSPVAKKEGVGVWLLALAAILVAVIVLIAQGTIVINPVEVASVLVYVIAASVTLYFIYLFAFAGLSRKERARLLVCFILLISAAFFWSAFEQKPTSFNLFANDYTNRMIGGFEIPAVWFQSINALFIILLAPVFSWAWPALARNNVRPSSITKFVIGILCAAGGFGLMMLAAQNVLSNGGAGVSPMWLVGSILMLTLGELCLSPIGLATMTLLAPERMRGQMMGLWFCASALGNLAAGLIGGHVKADQLDMLPNLFARCSVALLICAAVLIVLIVPIRRMLENTQSKSAQKPATNV